GTTTCAGGAAGTTTGAATGTTGCTGTTTCTGTTCTCTACATCCCACTGGAGGTCAGTACACTGTACTGCATACTGTACTACACTGTACTGCATACTGTACTACACTGCACACTGTACTTGACTGTACTGAATACTACACTGCACACTGTTCTACACTGTACTGCATACTGTACTACACTTTACTGCACACTGTACTGCATACTGTACTACATTTTACTGCAGACTGTACTACACTTTACTGCACACTGTACTACACTGTACTGCATAATGTACTACACTTTACTGCACACTGTACTACACTGTAGTGCCTACTGTACTTCACTATACTGAATACTGCGTACAcagatgggtcatagcagaaaacaaatttccccccttgtATGtcgtgcatgtgagtgtgtgcatgtgtgtgtgtgcatgtgtgtgtgtgcatgtgtgtgggaccaataaagtgTATCTGTATCTCAAGGGTTACAGtgcaattcttcttcttcatcttcttcttacTGCACTGCATATTAGTCTACACTGTACTACACTATACTGCATCCTGCACTGCATTCTGTACTACACTGTACTGCATACTGTACTACATTGTACTGCATACTGAACAACACTGTTCCCtcggcaccattgtaaatgagggtcttattcctcaatgtgttttccgaggctGTTCAACCcttgtgtacacgtgtgtgttaGGAGTTCCTGCAGAGGGCGGAGTTGGAGGCGGAGCTCTCAGGTTTCTGTCAGAGGTTGGGATTTGATTTGTTGCTGATGATGACCATCTCCTTCACTGAGAGAaaagagccaatcagagagctcgCTATGTTCAGCCACAACTGCACCTGCAGTCAACAGGTAAACATGATCAGACAAATTGTCTTGACtgaagttgtttgtgtttgcgttgCCATGACAATCACAGCCCTGCTGTCCAACCTCCTCAGATGAGCCAATACCTGGAACAGGCTCGTAACCCCGCCCTCAACCTCTGTCCAATCAGCAGCCCCCACCCTCACATCACAGCCTATCAACAAGGTAACCTGTCCCTGGCTGACATCCAACGTTTCAATAGTAACAGTTGTGACACTGTAAACAATAATGACAAAAGTTAACTGGATAAAAAGATGTGatgacaaaggtcaaaggtcactgctCATACTAAAAAAGATGCTGTGACCTGATTGGTCGATGGAGGCGGAGTTTGAATGGTTGCTTTAGATTCTGATTGATCGATTTCTACTGAAATATAATTTGTTAAATCCAGGAAACACGTTGGCGTCTCGTAAGAAGCTCCTCCCCATCGTGAAAGCTTTCCTGAAGGAGCTGGACGGAGACGGGCTCCTGGGAaatgtggaagaggaggagtctcGGGTCCCCCCCACTCCAATGAACAGTCTGGTGGACGGCTGTCCCCTGGATGACGGCCTGCCGCACATCAGCACTCAGGACCTGATGGAGAAGGTCAGCAAGATGGCCGACAGGGGAGGgaactgacctctgacctcagctgaGTCTGACACCAGACCCAAAGGGGCCAGCTTCagggaataataataataaagattattaAACAACTGATGCATTGATAATAACAACTAACCCTTAACATTTCTgaggttttctgtttgttaaaGCTGCCAGTGGAAGTTTTGACTTTACTTCATAGCCAACACTATTCTTACGTTAgcataatgaaaacacacttgTTGGCCTAAATCagcatgctaaccagctagctTCGGCCTGTTGTCTACCAACCAACTGAGACCGCTTTCAGAGACAACCAACATAATGAACCTTAAATGAACAACCCACTGTTTCTACTCAATCAACTGAGACACGAATGTGAGGCGTTTTGGACCGTGGGAACTTGTCCTGTTTGCTACCATGGAGCAGCGTACAGATGTTCATAGGTTATTTCAGAAATACAAGTCAGTCCATCTCAACCTCCGTCTCTGCTGCCCCCTTCAGGCCCTTAGAGTGAGCGttccttctctttgttctctcaTGTAAAATCGTTCTCCTACAGGAAGTCGTCCTGTCTGAACATGCAGCAGTTCCAGAAAGCTGGGGAACGTTCACATGGTTAGCATGCATTAAGCCCTATCCATGCTTCTGCGTTGAAGCTACATCGTAACATATAGCATGTGTACGCACGTGTAGGCGCTGAGCCCTACGCCGTACTCTGATATGCTCCTCCCAAAAAGTGTAATTATGCGTCAAAGCGACGCAACCacaagagctgtgattggtctgctagcTAGCATCACCAGAAGGCTCGCCGCCGCTTGGAcgcatctttttttattttgttgcagtTCTTCAAGAATAAGTAATTGCTCTTCAACATCAATCAGCTCCAACACGATCCTTTAAGTAACACTCGCCATTGCTATGTGCGTACCTGCAGCATGGCTACgtcgcagaagcatgaattgggctTGAGCTCGGATTACTTACTTCAGTATGTAAACGTCACTGTTGCCCTGAACCCCATTCAGAAAACAGTCAGATCAATTAAGTTTCGTTTGATCGTCTGTATGAACAAATAATGCTTGAATATTGGTATTGTAAAGAAGTTTTATTAATCAGTGATTAAATGAttcaacaaaatgaaatcatTTGTCCACAGTCCCAATATCAATAAAGATTTTATTACACAGTTGGCATCTGTCATGTGTCAGATTGTGTTTTAAGGTGGAACCatgtttctgtcactttaagacacatgaaaaattaaaattgtttctcaaacaattaaaaacacatgtccCCGGATTGAAGGGTTGGAgagacttttattgtgaaacaggaagaggaaatgatTAGTTTGCAGTAACAGGAAGTTACTTATGTTTCTTCTGACAGGTTGTTTCAGACATTTCTTACACTGATGTTTTTCAACGGTTGCATCCAATTGatataaatgtgaaattattttctttataatttaataaagttgttattCGTACATGATGATGGAATCAAAACTAAATCACACCTTCAGTCAATGTATATTAAGAGGATCAGTACTGACTATGTATAAAGACGATAAATATGTAGGCATTAGGACCCCGAGGACTAACTTCCTTGTTCTTTAAATATCTCtagcagctgattggctgatatTTATAAAGTCAGAGGGAAGCTGATatcctgtctcacctgtctgcaaAGAGCAGGTGAGTGTCGACCAATCAGACAGCAGCTCTTATGTGAAATGTAACTGAACCtgttgagcagagagagagggagacggcgGCCGAGTGGGAACtccctcagagagagagagaggaagctgtgacactgacacacactgtcgTTCAGCAGAACATACATGTTGGTCAGAACACGCTGTGACATCATCGTGACATGAGTGGCCACACGAACAGGTATGTTAACATTCAAAagtaacacactgtgtgtctttcctgtttgaagttgtgttgtgttgcgtTCTTTCTTCAGACGCTCAGGGAACAGGTCATTGTGCCATGTTCGTGAGGTCagctgacttcctgtctgctgggggtcatcagacaggaagtctgtaATCGTTCACATTGTCAGTTTTTTTCTGCGCAATATCTGAtgcctacattacccacaatgcagcaGGGCCCTCTGATGTGTTTTGCTGCTAGGTGCTACAGATTCCTCTTAAGACATACCTGAAGACAACTTGAGGTACTTTGAGACACCTGGAGTCACCTGAAGACACCTGGAGTAACCCGAAGACACCTGGAGTAACCGGAAGACACCTGGAGTCACCTGAAGACACCTTGAGGTACTTTGAGACACCTGGAGTCACCCAAAGACACCTGGAGTAACCCAAAGACACCTGGAGTCACCCAAAGACACCTGGAGTCTCCTGAAGACACCTGGAGTCACCCGAAGACACCTGGAGTCACCCGAAGAAACCTGGAGTCTCCTGAAGACACCTGGAGTCACCCAAAGACACCTGGAGTCACCCAAAGACACCTGGAGTCTCCTGAAGACACCTGGAGTCTCCTGAAGACACCTGGAGTCACCCAAAGACACCTGGAGTCACCCAAAGACACCTGGAGTCACCCAAAGACACCTGGAGTCTCCTGAAGACACCTGGAGTCACCCGAAGACACCTGGAGTCACCTGAAGAAACCTGGAGTAACCTGAAGAAACCTTGAGGTACTTTGAGACACCTGGATTAACCTGAAGACACCTGGAGGTACTTTGAGACACCTGGAGTCCCCTGAAGACACCTTGAGGTACTTTGAGACACCTGGAGTAACCTGAAGACACCTGGAGTCCTCTGAAGACACCTTGAGGTACTTTGAGACACCTGGAGtcacctgaagacatctacatgTACTTTGAGAAGTCAGGGTCAGCTGGTGaaaactaacatggaggacagCAGTGATGGAGGTCGTCAGTGGAGGTCAGTGAGGCTTTCAGTGTGGACGCAGCTCAAAGTTGTGGAACTTGTAGAAGAATAACAGAACCACAGCTCTTtgtcccccccaccaccaccaccactgccactgccacacacacacacacacacgaacacatcAAGGTGGGGTAGCCTGAGTGGGCGTGTCACTTGGCTTCACTTACAACAAACAGAGGAACAATGGAGCCCCGCCCCTTATCAGGTGAATCAGAGCGGTCAGACTGGTTgctgtgggtgagtgtgtgcttGGTATTCATGTCTACTGGGGACCTCACTGAGTTTTAAACATCTcacttgatgatgatgatgatgatgatgatgatgatgatgatgatgatgatgaggatctCTTCTGTCCCTGCAGGGGCCCTGTAGGGGTCTCAGACCCCCCCAACATCAAGGATatggagctgagggaggagtgGCAGGATGACGGGTTCCCCAGGTCGGtaatgtttgacctttgacctgctcaCGTTGTTTCCTCAGGGTTCTCATGTGTCTTTGATCTGTCCCATGAATCCATCAGTCCACATGGACGCTCAGACACGAGCTTGACATGTCAACACTGATGAAGCGTGCTGCCTGCTCCGCCACTCTGTGAAAGAATTAGAACATTTAATTATgagaattattattaatatcatcaGAGCattattatgaaatatttaGATTGAAATGAGGTCATGTTTGTTCCAGGCCTCTCCCAGAGGATTGTGGGAGTGTGGAAGCAGATTGTCCATCTGGAGGTGAGTCGCTGAACATCCCGGGAACATGAATAAATCTAATTCTAATAAACTCGcaacatgaaacatgttttcatgaatcaaaacaatatttcagacaaacagattcagaaaatattgatttgtttgatttgtttcatctttatttatttaattgttttgctTCTTCTGCCCCACCCTTGCTCAAAGTAGCCCAGTCCACCAGCCTCGCCCTGTCAGGTACGGCTGTGGGAGGGGCTAAGAAGCGCTTGGCGGCCCCGACTCTCAGCCTGACTCTGAGCCGCGGAGATTCTCATGACCCCAGTAACGACGGCTTCTCGGCTGCAGCTCTGTCAGCGACGCCAGACGACACACCGTCACTGGACATCAACCTGGAGGCGCTGGAGACGCCGTCGGGCAGTGAGACCGGAACTCTGCCGGACAGCGGCGAGCTGGAGTGGGATGGTGAGTCTGCCATCAGCTGATTGGACACTTTATTTTGTCAATGCTGgttgtctttttgtctctttgtgacCATGGGATCTCTGACCTCTTTCTGACAGATGACCTCTCCCAGATGGGCAGGGGCGGGGCGGTGGGCGTGGTCAGAAGCCCTGTGGACCAATCGGAAGGTTTGATGGGACTGGACCAGGTAGACAGCAGGGGGCGTCGATGGAGGAAGTTCTGTATCTCCGGGCAGGAATATCAGGTTAACATGAGTGTCCTGGAGCCATACCTGCAGGTCCTGTCGcatggaggtcagaggtcaaacatgCTTCTTACCTAAAACTGACACACGTactgccccctgcaggcagAGAGCAGTAACTACAGGCCAGATACTGAATTggtttacaaatacaaatatttaatgtcCTCTCCTCAGacctttttattaatttataagaCACCTGTATgtaacacacactgcatcacaCACCACActacaacacacaccacactgtaacacacagtgtaacacacactgcaacactCACTGCACTGTAATACACCTGAAatacacactgtaacacacactttcacactgtaacacacactgtaacacatgCTGTAACCTGTGTGTGAtggagttttattttgtcacaCATAAAGCATCAAATTTCATCCTCTCTGACTCCCATTGGTTGTCAGGTTACTATGGAGACGGGATGAACGCCATCAtcctgttcacttcctgtttcctgccgGAGAACACGGTGGACGACTATGAGTACGTCATGGACAACTTGTTCAGGTGAGTCGACAAGTTTCAACAACCTGAGAACACAAACATGGTGtgttccatgtttgtgtgtgtgtgtgtgtgtgtgtgtgtgtgtgtgtgagaacagtgTGTAAAGACCACACTAgtgggcggtgtggcctagtgggtcgcgtggtcgttctccaacaagagggttggcggttcaatccccactcttccccatctgcaagtgtccttggcaagatactgaacccctaaaaaaatggcccctcataaatgttgagtgtactaattgcaGGTCGCTTTGGACAGAGCGTGAGCCagatgtgatgtcatgtgatgaAGACATGTCTTGTGGACAGGTACATATTGGGGACGTTGGATCTGATGGTCTCAGAGAACTACCTGCTTGTGTACCTGTGTGCGATGGCGCCGAGAAACAAACTTCCCTCCATCAAGTGGCTTCATCACTGTTACACATCCATTGACAGAAGGTACGCTGGTTTCACTCTGCAGGCCATCTCTGCTGGGCGGAGCTGTCCTGTTTCAAGACTCTGACAAGAAAGTAAAGTTGTTGTTGTAAGAACAGATGTGTGACGTGTGTCTCCAGGCTGAAGAAGGATCTCAAGGGGCTGCTGGTGGTTCATCCTTCCTGGTACATGAAGGCTCTGATCACTGTGGTCAAACCGTTCATCAGGTGGGACTCGAactcttctaaatcttctgtccTTTATGTTGTCATGGTTGTTAAATAATACTTCatctagagggcagcacagagttGACCCTGTGtgattgacctctgacccctgtcCACAGTGACAAGTTCAGCAGGAAGATTCGTTTTGTTCAGAGTCTCCAGCAGCTGTCGCAGCTCATCCCCACCGAGCGGCTGCAGATCCCCGACGCCATCCGCCTGTGAGAACGCTTCTactgttcttcttctgtgttctCCTCTGCTCTACTGACTTCTACTGAGTTCTACTTTTAGACTTTATTGTCTTgcggggaaatttgttttcacagccaTTCCAGTGCAATCAACACAAATAGACACATTCTTCTGTACATCTCATCTTGTACTGTCCTTCAAATTTTTACTGTGTTCAAATGAATGATACTGCTGCACTGGGTGTTACGGTACTTGAACCGTTCTGTCGGTCCTCCTGATGTTCTCCTGATGTTCTCCTGATGTTCTCCTGATGTTCTCCTGATGTTCTCATGATGTTCTCCTGATGTTCTCCTGATGTTCTCCTGATATTCTCCTgatattctcctgatgttctcATGATGTTCCCCTGATATTCTTGACTCTTTTGTTGCGGCAGGTTCGATGACAAACTGAACAGATGAGAACCGACTCAGCTCGTTGGACGTGATGGAAGCTAAATGTCAGAGATCGCTGTTTCcggctgacctttgaccctctgtgtatttgtacagtgtcgtatggggggtgggggtgtttgtaaatcagtgactgtaaataaagttgatttaaaCGTGGTTTGAAGTTAGTGTGGACttgaaacagatgaaaacatgatgatgtcacagtggaGCCGACCTTTGACCTACAGGATCAGGTCATTTGAAACGTTTGTTCCAGATGTTTCTaagcagctggaggaaagaGGCTCCGATGACATAGACTTTCTCTTCCTGActggttcttatcagtcacatgacttgacTACCAGCAAAGCCTCACAACATTAAGTCAAAGTCATAGAAtccccctgacctctgacctccaggcGTCAGGACTGTCTGTGACACATACAGGGAGTTATAAAGGACTTTAACTTTATTCCAACATGGCGTCGACGTGTCAGTGAATCGTTTTTACATCCTACAACAAACAGCaggtttttaaacatgttataATTAAACAGTAGAGGATGTTGATGAGAAACATTGatctcatttaaaatgtttattaaaaagcAGCTGATTCACACTGTTGATCTTTAACCTTTTTTACAAACGACAGTTATTTACAGTTTGATTAGTTTACTGAGATGAATGAGCCGGTCCTCTGGATCTGAAGAGGGTCTGTCAGAGGCGGGGCCCCCTGCAGGACACTTCAGTCTTCTGTGGTCTTCAGTGATTCGCTGCTTGATCGCCCTGTGCGACGCACGGCAACGTTGAAAATCGCATCACTCCGAAATTGAGGCAAAAAACCGTCTTAAATCGTAGAGTGTACGTTCAACTCCGACAGATCTGCCACTCGTTTCTCCAACgaacaaacaacagacactgAGAACCGCTGGTGAGGTGCTGAGTCCACAGGCGTTTCGCTCTGAGTCTTTTAAAACAGATCTAATCAGCTGCCTGGCAGAGTGTGTTCAGTAAACAGCCTCGTCCATGTTGTCGTCACTGTCTCCTCCAAACTCCTCTCCGTTATCAAAGTAGGACATTATGTAGTCGgtctcctgcagacagacagaaaacatttgaCCATGAGTAATGAAACTACTTCATGGGGGAATCATCAGATCTGCCAGCGTATGTGTTTGACTCTCGGGTGGAGCAGAGCTGTCAGCTGATTGGGAGGAGTGACAGTGAACTGGGACCATCTGGTGGAAGCTGTGGTCTGAAGGTTGTTTCTGTCGAGGCAGCGATCTATGAACCCGCAGGTGAACACCAGCAGTGAAGAAAgacggaggctgagctgcaCAGCCAAGCTTTCAATCTGCTGGGCTAACTCCACCCTCCCCTCACAGAACATTCCATTCCATTCCGCTGCTCCTTGTCCAGAGCAACTCACAATAAGTGTATCAACCATGaaggaacaaacccagaacagaaAGAATCAAGCAAGTACATTAgcttaaaaaaagacaaatacaaagtGTCACTaaacttattattttatttttgtatcactaTATAAATCTTCTTAACCAAGGCCTAGTCAGATGAGATGTGTCTTAGTTTTCTCTGTCAGGTGAGAGCTTCGAACCTCACTGGACAGGAGAGTACATATCCCATCAGGCCTAGGGACGCCTCAGGATCCTCCCACAACAGAGAGACATCTCTGAGCCAGGTCCCTCAGCTACCTGAACCCACTTCAATGGACGAATCTGAGTGATTAAACAtgaataatgattattattcagTTTTACTCACCTCTCCAAACTCCTCCTCATCgtactcctcctctccctcggcctcctcctcctcctgtttcttcttctcctctccctcctcctcctctgagctcccctgctgctccttctgctccagACTCTTGAAGGTGGAAGTCACAGTTATTAATGTTGAAGGTGGACGTGACAGTGAACGTGtttgaaccctaaccctagcttATTGATGAAGGTTCGTTCACCTCTAGTTTGAGCAgaatctcctccttctcctttacTTGTCTGATCTGACCTGATGGCACCGAGCGACTGACCGACACACCTGAGGAAGACGAGAGGAGTTAGTCTGTCCGTCCATCAGACAGAGAGTCATCTCCACTTTGACTCCACAGTCCACTTGAAACATGTATCACTGACACATGAGTTTAATAAAATGACTGTGTAATCAGATTACTCCGAGTACTGACCATCTCTGCGAGGCAGCCTGGCGACTCTGAGCTCTCTGGGtaatctcctccagtctgaaagcaaacaaccaatcacaggcCCCACTCGTCAGACTCTCATCGAATGGAGAGTAGCGCCCTCCACTGGTCACAGTACTGAGCTAACAGATGAATGTTACAGCACAAATCAAAGGGCCAAACAGAGTATTGATTGACCTGGAGTCCAGGTGATCAGACTGTCCGTCGGCTCCGAGCTGTGATATTTATCAGAGTACCTCTCCACATCTGTGCAGGAACAGAAGACCCCGACAATTAGGCTTGTGATTCATATGCGTGTTTATGAAATTCATGTTGATCATTGATGTTTATCTGTGAGCTTCAAAACATGTTAGTGAGGACATGTATGTTgtaacctctgacctctgtgagGAGCGGCTGGTTGGATGAAGCAGGGCAAACTCCTCATGGCTCCTCTGAACTCCTGCTTGAGAGCCAACATATACTCCGCCTCCTCGCCAGCTGCCAGGGGGAGGGGCTTGTTCTCCATTGCCTgaaaaacccacacaaacaattGTTCAGAATACACTGGTGTCAGAAGGACTCACCATCTAATGAAGTATGTCTCTCagagacagagtgtgtcctcagagtcagtgtatgtcctcagagtcagtgtgtgtcctcagagtcagagtcagtgtgtgtcctcagagtcagtgtgtcctcaga
The DNA window shown above is from Platichthys flesus chromosome 11, fPlaFle2.1, whole genome shotgun sequence and carries:
- the bnipl gene encoding bcl-2/adenovirus E1B 19 kDa-interacting protein 2-like protein isoform X1, whose translation is MSGHTNRGPVGVSDPPNIKDMELREEWQDDGFPRPLPEDCGSVEADCPSGVAQSTSLALSGTAVGGAKKRLAAPTLSLTLSRGDSHDPSNDGFSAAALSATPDDTPSLDINLEALETPSGSETGTLPDSGELEWDDDLSQMGRGGAVGVVRSPVDQSEGLMGLDQVDSRGRRWRKFCISGQEYQVNMSVLEPYLQVLSHGGYYGDGMNAIILFTSCFLPENTVDDYEYVMDNLFRYILGTLDLMVSENYLLVYLCAMAPRNKLPSIKWLHHCYTSIDRRLKKDLKGLLVVHPSWYMKALITVVKPFISDKFSRKIRFVQSLQQLSQLIPTERLQIPDAIRLFDDKLNR
- the polr3glb gene encoding RNA polymerase III subunit GL b; this encodes MAGRGRGRRMMSFSVDAVGINRGDSLPPTIQQPTPAYPAMENKPLPLAAGEEAEYMLALKQEFRGAMRSLPCFIQPAAPHRDVERYSDKYHSSEPTDSLITWTPDWRRLPRELRVARLPRRDGVSVSRSVPSGQIRQVKEKEEILLKLESLEQKEQQGSSEEEEGEEKKKQEEEEAEGEEEYDEEEFGEETDYIMSYFDNGEEFGGDSDDNMDEAVY
- the bnipl gene encoding bcl-2/adenovirus E1B 19 kDa-interacting protein 2-like protein isoform X2, translating into MSGHTNRGPVGVSDPPNIKDMELREEWQDDGFPRPLPEDCGSVEADCPSGAQSTSLALSGTAVGGAKKRLAAPTLSLTLSRGDSHDPSNDGFSAAALSATPDDTPSLDINLEALETPSGSETGTLPDSGELEWDDDLSQMGRGGAVGVVRSPVDQSEGLMGLDQVDSRGRRWRKFCISGQEYQVNMSVLEPYLQVLSHGGYYGDGMNAIILFTSCFLPENTVDDYEYVMDNLFRYILGTLDLMVSENYLLVYLCAMAPRNKLPSIKWLHHCYTSIDRRLKKDLKGLLVVHPSWYMKALITVVKPFISDKFSRKIRFVQSLQQLSQLIPTERLQIPDAIRLFDDKLNR
- the bnipl gene encoding bcl-2/adenovirus E1B 19 kDa-interacting protein 2-like protein isoform X3, whose translation is MELREEWQDDGFPRPLPEDCGSVEADCPSGVAQSTSLALSGTAVGGAKKRLAAPTLSLTLSRGDSHDPSNDGFSAAALSATPDDTPSLDINLEALETPSGSETGTLPDSGELEWDDDLSQMGRGGAVGVVRSPVDQSEGLMGLDQVDSRGRRWRKFCISGQEYQVNMSVLEPYLQVLSHGGYYGDGMNAIILFTSCFLPENTVDDYEYVMDNLFRYILGTLDLMVSENYLLVYLCAMAPRNKLPSIKWLHHCYTSIDRRLKKDLKGLLVVHPSWYMKALITVVKPFISDKFSRKIRFVQSLQQLSQLIPTERLQIPDAIRLFDDKLNR